A window of Thermosynechococcus sp. NK55a contains these coding sequences:
- a CDS encoding GNAT family N-acetyltransferase — MTDMLVRLYDLVVDWPAVLAHQQQGIHYRQPLGSEVDWIVQWVGDRLSAGWRSEVAIAFSQRPPRGLIAVQEGELLGFACYDAAALGLFGPMAVAEPHRGRGIGRLLLQLTLAQMRSAGYGYAVIGWVSAEAFYAKTVGAMPIPDSRPGLWQTALRISPSGS, encoded by the coding sequence ATGACCGATATGCTGGTCAGGCTCTACGATCTGGTGGTGGATTGGCCCGCCGTGCTGGCGCATCAACAGCAGGGGATTCACTATCGGCAGCCCTTGGGATCAGAAGTGGATTGGATTGTCCAGTGGGTGGGCGATCGCTTGAGTGCCGGTTGGCGGAGTGAAGTGGCGATCGCCTTCAGCCAACGCCCCCCACGGGGACTGATTGCTGTTCAAGAGGGTGAACTACTCGGCTTTGCCTGCTATGATGCTGCCGCCCTAGGACTGTTTGGCCCCATGGCGGTGGCAGAACCGCACCGAGGACGGGGAATTGGTCGCCTTCTCTTGCAGTTAACCTTGGCTCAAATGCGCAGTGCAGGCTATGGCTATGCCGTCATTGGTTGGGTCTCCGCAGAGGCGTTTTATGCAAAGACCGTTGGCGCAATGCCCATTCCCGATTCTCGCCCCGGGCTCTGGCAAACTGCCCTAAGGATCAGCCCATCAGGCTCTTAA
- a CDS encoding thioredoxin family protein: MGAATAASDQRLRNFVIAVVAILISFALLAGLRSSNQPLTLAEQAKHATPWEEAQVNGKPTLLEFYANWCSTCRSMAKDLGELKGQYRDRVNFVMLNVDNPKWLPEIEQFNVDGIPHFVFLNRQLEPQAVAIGLQPKEVMAKNLEALSNNLPLPYGQLTGEMSQLPGPLARQRSDDPRSHGG; encoded by the coding sequence ATGGGAGCAGCAACGGCAGCCAGTGATCAACGGCTACGGAATTTTGTGATTGCTGTTGTCGCCATTCTCATTAGTTTTGCCCTATTGGCTGGTTTACGCAGTAGCAATCAACCCCTCACCCTTGCCGAGCAAGCCAAACACGCTACCCCTTGGGAGGAGGCTCAAGTCAATGGCAAGCCCACACTTTTGGAGTTTTATGCCAACTGGTGCAGCACCTGTCGTTCGATGGCCAAGGATTTAGGGGAATTAAAGGGGCAATATCGCGATCGCGTGAACTTTGTCATGCTGAATGTGGACAACCCCAAGTGGCTACCGGAAATTGAGCAATTTAATGTGGATGGGATTCCCCACTTTGTCTTTCTGAATCGGCAACTGGAACCCCAAGCGGTGGCGATCGGCCTCCAACCCAAGGAAGTGATGGCCAAAAATCTTGAAGCCCTCAGCAATAACCTCCCCTTGCCCTATGGTCAACTGACGGGTGAAATGTCGCAACTCCCAGGTCCCCTCGCCCGTCAACGCAGTGATGATCCCCGTAGTCATGGGGGCTAG
- a CDS encoding TIGR03943 family putative permease subunit has protein sequence MMMRSRWLQQEWWTVVALLLWGILFLQYGLQEQLGLLIHPNYFGLAIASGFLLVAVSGWQGWRLWRGRVTPGQHAALLPARWTLTILIFAAVAGLVITPRPFNSATAIHRGLEDGLTVTRNRPVAFRLNQRPQERTLIDWIRTLDVYPEPDAYSGLPARIEGFAVHSPQLPQTYLTLSRFVITCCAADAYPVGLPVKLGRSRQAYPQDQWFRVEGRMTTETLNNRRQLVLVAETITPIPEPENPFMY, from the coding sequence ATGATGATGCGCAGTCGCTGGCTACAGCAGGAGTGGTGGACGGTTGTGGCCCTCCTCCTCTGGGGAATTTTGTTTCTCCAATATGGGTTGCAGGAGCAACTGGGGTTACTGATTCACCCCAACTACTTTGGACTGGCGATCGCCAGTGGTTTTCTTTTAGTTGCTGTGAGTGGTTGGCAAGGGTGGCGGTTGTGGCGGGGGCGAGTAACACCTGGGCAACATGCTGCCCTCTTACCGGCCCGTTGGACGCTCACTATCCTCATTTTCGCGGCAGTGGCGGGCTTGGTGATTACGCCCCGTCCTTTCAATAGTGCGACGGCCATTCATCGCGGTCTCGAGGATGGCTTGACAGTGACACGCAATCGTCCAGTGGCTTTTCGCCTGAATCAACGGCCGCAGGAGCGCACACTCATTGACTGGATTCGCACCCTTGACGTCTATCCCGAACCCGACGCCTATAGCGGGCTACCGGCTCGCATTGAGGGATTTGCTGTCCATAGTCCCCAACTGCCACAGACCTATCTCACCCTCAGCCGCTTTGTGATTACCTGTTGTGCAGCGGATGCTTATCCGGTGGGCCTGCCAGTGAAATTGGGGCGATCGCGCCAAGCCTATCCCCAAGATCAGTGGTTTCGGGTTGAAGGTCGGATGACCACAGAAACCCTCAACAACCGCCGCCAATTGGTACTCGTTGCTGAGACGATCACGCCGATTCCTGAACCTGAAAATCCCTTTATGTACTGA
- a CDS encoding diheme cytochrome c has protein sequence MLCALVGTALSAIATPDGSGTVDVLPLNAQLGAQIYLQRCGSCHLAVPPETLPTQAWQVLIQDTNHYGATLEPMPRPELVPLWNYLRTYSRPLPEDAQIPFRVGRSPFFRILHPRVAVPQPVTLDGCAQCHPKATLFNFRELSPQWLDSP, from the coding sequence ATGCTCTGTGCCCTAGTAGGTACTGCCCTATCAGCGATCGCCACCCCAGACGGGAGCGGCACTGTCGATGTTTTGCCCTTAAATGCCCAGTTGGGAGCGCAAATTTATCTGCAGCGCTGTGGCAGTTGCCATCTGGCGGTGCCCCCGGAAACACTGCCCACTCAAGCATGGCAGGTGCTGATTCAAGATACCAATCACTACGGCGCGACCCTCGAACCCATGCCCCGCCCAGAGTTAGTGCCGCTGTGGAACTATTTGCGCACCTATTCTCGACCGCTTCCTGAGGATGCCCAAATCCCCTTTCGCGTTGGGCGATCGCCCTTCTTTCGCATCCTCCATCCCCGTGTTGCAGTGCCGCAGCCAGTCACCCTCGATGGTTGTGCCCAGTGTCATCCCAAGGCCACCCTCTTTAACTTTCGTGAGCTCAGTCCGCAGTGGCTGGATTCCCCCTAG
- a CDS encoding DUF4346 domain-containing protein yields MSKAERTALDNKLSQRFIHLDPAGYFIIYIDPEQDLIWMKHYPNDINEKGLAVDPDTGKPIPTKGKVTREPDLVLSGRTAKELCIELFEKDRQLVTMFDHAAYLGRELMRAQFCLDEGLEYIQD; encoded by the coding sequence TTGAGCAAAGCAGAACGCACAGCTCTTGACAACAAGCTATCACAGCGATTTATTCATCTCGATCCAGCAGGGTATTTCATTATCTACATTGACCCTGAGCAAGACCTGATCTGGATGAAACACTATCCCAACGACATCAATGAGAAAGGCTTAGCAGTGGATCCCGACACCGGGAAACCCATTCCCACCAAAGGGAAAGTCACGCGGGAACCCGATCTGGTACTGAGCGGTCGCACAGCTAAGGAGTTATGTATTGAACTCTTTGAAAAAGATCGCCAACTGGTGACGATGTTTGACCATGCGGCCTATCTCGGTCGTGAATTGATGCGGGCACAGTTTTGTTTGGATGAAGGACTTGAGTATATCCAAGATTAG